A region of Oceanispirochaeta sp. M1 DNA encodes the following proteins:
- the cdaA gene encoding diadenylate cyclase CdaA — MEGLINSWVLRELISPAIDIGLLAFLIYKAYNVMEETQAIQLLKGASLLALVYVAAWFLQLSTLLWILNLLAPGLFIGVAIVFQPELRSIFTRIGQRDFFRLQTRTRSLQMDSILGAAEVLSGQKRGALVVFSRNVGLKNIIDTGTKLNADLTSALIITIFGHDTPLHDGALVIQNGEIVSAGCFLPLSRQADIRRSFGTRHRAALGLAEETDAVVLVVSEETGALSLAYDSHIFYALTLDEVRFRLRQLLNLRENPNEDGGGKSS; from the coding sequence ATGGAAGGACTGATAAACAGCTGGGTTTTACGGGAACTGATCAGTCCAGCAATCGATATAGGATTGCTGGCCTTCCTGATTTATAAAGCTTACAACGTTATGGAGGAGACCCAGGCTATTCAGCTGCTTAAGGGTGCCTCCCTTCTGGCACTGGTCTATGTTGCTGCCTGGTTCCTTCAATTAAGCACTCTCCTCTGGATACTGAATCTTCTTGCCCCTGGACTCTTTATCGGTGTGGCTATCGTTTTTCAGCCGGAGCTGAGAAGTATATTCACCCGTATCGGGCAGAGAGATTTTTTCCGGCTTCAGACCAGAACCCGTTCACTTCAGATGGATTCAATTCTGGGTGCTGCGGAAGTTCTTTCAGGACAGAAGAGGGGAGCCCTTGTGGTCTTCTCCCGTAATGTGGGGCTCAAGAATATTATCGATACAGGGACCAAGCTGAATGCAGACCTGACATCTGCCCTGATAATTACAATCTTCGGTCATGATACACCCCTTCACGACGGTGCTCTTGTTATTCAGAACGGTGAAATTGTGTCGGCGGGATGTTTTCTTCCTCTCTCACGGCAGGCGGATATCAGGAGGAGTTTCGGTACCCGTCACAGAGCCGCACTCGGACTTGCTGAAGAGACGGATGCTGTGGTTCTGGTTGTTTCTGAAGAGACCGGTGCTCTGTCATTGGCCTATGATTCTCATATCTTTTATGCATTGACACTGGATGAGGTCCGTTTCAGACTCAGACAGCTCCTGAACCTGCGGGAAAATCCCAATGAAGACGGGGGGGGGAAGAGTTCGTGA
- a CDS encoding YbbR-like domain-containing protein, translating to MKKGFFQIIFDRWLAKILSILAAVLLSMFYQISNLEERYFNIPLQIYTNEGFSASGTYPHSVRVNLRGSEEMIYSILDNDLSAVADFTAYENEGSFKVPIKIQFNSSYGYQSETMEINLEPSEIAIFQEKKVTRSLEILPSLTQFPPNGYELIQYFVSPTYVTVQGPESQLSDIHSIKTEEIDLSGRYDDFNVSSRLLPPGDNVTFPGGNTVEFRGVVDEAIIVQNLTNLEIVSVDLASDFIISQNLPEMSITVQGSQLLLEQLRPRDLHFSLDCSKIIVPGTYTMPVHVDTPEGVAVLKYNPREISVSFSKRSEQQ from the coding sequence GTGAAAAAAGGTTTTTTTCAGATTATTTTTGACCGCTGGCTGGCCAAAATTCTCTCCATTCTGGCAGCAGTTCTTCTCTCTATGTTCTATCAGATCAGCAATCTTGAAGAGCGCTATTTCAATATCCCTCTGCAGATTTATACCAATGAAGGTTTCTCTGCAAGCGGTACATACCCTCACAGTGTGAGAGTTAACCTCAGGGGCAGTGAAGAGATGATCTATTCCATTCTTGATAATGACCTTTCTGCTGTAGCGGATTTTACGGCCTATGAGAATGAAGGTTCCTTTAAGGTCCCTATCAAGATTCAGTTTAATTCATCCTACGGTTATCAAAGTGAAACAATGGAAATAAATTTGGAGCCATCTGAAATCGCAATCTTCCAGGAGAAGAAAGTGACGAGAAGCCTGGAAATCCTGCCGTCACTCACTCAGTTCCCGCCCAACGGCTATGAGCTGATTCAGTACTTTGTCTCTCCAACCTATGTCACTGTACAGGGGCCGGAATCCCAGCTTAGTGATATTCACAGTATTAAAACCGAGGAGATTGATCTTTCCGGGCGTTATGATGATTTTAATGTCAGCTCCCGCCTTCTCCCTCCCGGTGACAATGTCACATTTCCCGGTGGAAATACAGTTGAATTCCGGGGTGTTGTGGATGAGGCGATTATTGTACAGAATCTTACCAATCTGGAAATTGTCTCTGTAGATCTGGCTTCCGATTTTATCATCTCCCAGAATCTCCCTGAAATGTCTATTACAGTGCAGGGCAGTCAGCTTCTCCTTGAACAGCTGCGGCCCCGGGATCTTCATTTTTCTCTGGACTGTTCAAAAATTATTGTTCCAGGCACTTATACTATGCCCGTACATGTTGATACTCCCGAGGGTGTGGCGGTA